Proteins encoded within one genomic window of Vicinamibacteria bacterium:
- a CDS encoding nucleotide sugar dehydrogenase codes for MKRRIEAGEARIGTLGLGYVGLPLSLEFAASGLQVTGFDLDAEKVDAVNRGESYVGDVASARLAPLVRGGRLRASRDFEELAGCDAVIICVPTPLSKTKDPDLSMVVDAARAIAQRLRPGQLIVLESTTYPGTTEELILPILNERGLTVGQSFFLAFSPERVDPGNARFNTRNTPKIIGGITPACTQAARALYARAIDTVIPVSSTRTAEMVKLLENTFRSVNIGLVNEVALMCGRLGVDVWEVIDAAASKPFGFMPFYPGPGLGGHCIPIDPLYLSWKLKTLNYRARFIELAGEINSEMPEHVCSRVADALNQRERSVKGSRILILGVAYKRDSDDVRESPALDVLRILESRGARVSYNDPRVPELRLNEVTFRSQELIPAVRAADLVVIVTDHSSYPYAEIVEAAALIVDTRNATKPIVSDKILKL; via the coding sequence TTGAAGCGAAGGATCGAGGCGGGTGAGGCGAGGATCGGCACCCTGGGGCTCGGCTACGTAGGCCTGCCCCTCTCCCTCGAGTTCGCCGCCTCCGGGCTCCAGGTCACGGGCTTCGACCTGGATGCGGAGAAGGTGGACGCCGTCAACCGGGGCGAGTCTTACGTGGGGGACGTGGCCTCCGCGCGCCTGGCCCCCCTCGTGCGCGGGGGCCGGCTCCGGGCCAGCCGCGACTTCGAGGAACTGGCCGGCTGCGACGCGGTGATCATCTGCGTCCCCACCCCTCTCAGCAAGACCAAGGATCCCGACCTCTCGATGGTGGTGGACGCGGCGCGGGCGATCGCGCAGCGGCTGCGCCCGGGCCAGCTGATCGTGCTCGAGAGCACCACCTACCCTGGCACCACCGAGGAGCTGATCCTGCCCATCTTGAACGAGCGGGGACTCACGGTGGGGCAGTCCTTCTTCCTGGCCTTCTCCCCGGAGCGGGTGGATCCCGGAAACGCCCGCTTCAACACCCGTAACACCCCCAAGATCATCGGGGGCATCACCCCCGCCTGCACCCAGGCCGCGCGGGCGCTCTACGCGCGGGCCATCGACACCGTGATCCCGGTCTCCTCGACCCGCACCGCGGAGATGGTGAAGCTGCTCGAGAACACCTTCCGCAGCGTCAACATCGGCCTCGTGAACGAGGTGGCCTTGATGTGCGGCCGCCTGGGCGTGGACGTGTGGGAGGTGATCGACGCCGCGGCCAGCAAGCCCTTCGGCTTCATGCCCTTCTATCCGGGCCCCGGGCTGGGTGGCCACTGCATTCCCATCGACCCCCTGTACCTCTCCTGGAAGCTCAAGACCCTGAACTACCGGGCTCGCTTCATCGAACTGGCGGGGGAGATCAACTCCGAGATGCCGGAGCACGTCTGCTCACGGGTAGCCGATGCCCTCAACCAGCGGGAGCGATCGGTCAAGGGGAGCCGGATCCTGATTCTGGGCGTGGCCTACAAGCGGGACAGCGACGACGTCCGGGAGTCTCCCGCCCTGGACGTCCTGCGCATCCTGGAGAGCCGGGGGGCCCGCGTCAGCTACAATGACCCTCGGGTCCCGGAGCTGCGGTTGAACGAGGTAACCTTCCGCTCCCAGGAGCTCATCCCCGCGGTCCGGGCGGCGGACCTGGTGGTGATCGTGACCGACCACTCGTCCTACCCTTACGCGGAGATCGTGGAGGCCGCGGCCCTGATCGTGGACACCCGCAACGCCACCAAGCCCATCGTGTCGGACAAGATCCTCAAGCTCTGA
- the pgsA gene encoding CDP-diacylglycerol--glycerol-3-phosphate 3-phosphatidyltransferase, producing the protein MNLPNALTVLRIFLVPVLVVVLLTRAEGGLFLGAGIFGLAVLTDYLDGYFARRRNQVTRLGILLDPIADKLLTAAAFLSLVEMGLVHAWMVMIILGRELAVTGLRNVAAGRGVLIPASPLGKGKMVSQVTAIFMLLLSRPFPVLDVPAQLVLWVVVGLTVLSGVDYFWRFGRGILRGSPAPPEPGPPSLRPTAEARLK; encoded by the coding sequence TTGAACCTCCCCAACGCGCTCACGGTGCTGCGGATCTTCCTGGTTCCCGTCCTGGTGGTCGTGCTCCTGACCCGGGCCGAGGGAGGCCTGTTCCTGGGGGCGGGGATCTTCGGCCTGGCCGTGCTCACGGACTACCTAGACGGCTATTTCGCCCGCCGTCGCAACCAAGTCACGCGCCTGGGGATCCTGCTCGACCCCATCGCGGACAAGCTCCTGACTGCGGCCGCTTTCCTGTCCCTGGTGGAGATGGGCCTCGTCCACGCCTGGATGGTGATGATCATCTTGGGCCGCGAGCTGGCGGTGACCGGCCTCAGGAACGTGGCCGCGGGCCGGGGCGTGCTCATCCCCGCCTCCCCCCTGGGGAAGGGCAAGATGGTCTCCCAAGTGACCGCCATCTTCATGTTGCTCTTGTCCCGACCCTTCCCGGTCCTGGACGTGCCCGCGCAACTCGTGCTGTGGGTGGTGGTGGGGCTGACCGTGCTCTCGGGGGTCGACTATTTCTGGCGCTTCGGGCGGGGGATCCTGAGGGGAAGCCCCGCGCCGCCCGAGCCGGGGCCGCCCTCGTTGCGGCCCACCGCGGAGGCGCGCCTCAAGTGA
- a CDS encoding LysM peptidoglycan-binding domain-containing protein, protein MRSKEIFSGLAIFTLVLGSAVAQDAPAKTKPASAPAATTGLQTGPATVVTHWSRNKYPTSIPEGATYYIVEKNDTLWDLSKRFLNNPYLWPQIWDQNKYITDAHWIYPGDPLVLPKVALVAEKAGEAGGPGGETGPGAGEKAGAGEKGGAGGRGQGPVLVPITEEMTLQCADYVVSNHEDESLRIIGNEQGVAKIAQTTNDIVYLNKGSNAGLKAGEVYTIHQVGYSVKHPVTGSTIGTKIHTRGWARVIVVQEKSAAAVIEQACYDILEDSYLKPQEKVNVPLILTRPPATRTTPPSGKLHQYIVDIAEDVATAAEGQFVTIDAGTEAGVAPGNIFTVYRIVYPNVPTPRAILGELAVVAVRDRTATAKVTYSNDAMVVGDEVELR, encoded by the coding sequence GGCCTCGGCGCCGGCGGCCACCACCGGGCTGCAGACCGGCCCCGCGACCGTGGTCACCCATTGGTCGAGAAACAAGTACCCCACGAGCATCCCGGAAGGGGCGACCTACTACATCGTCGAGAAGAACGACACCCTCTGGGACCTGTCCAAGCGCTTCCTCAACAACCCCTATCTCTGGCCCCAGATCTGGGACCAGAACAAGTACATCACCGACGCGCACTGGATCTATCCCGGCGACCCCCTGGTCCTGCCCAAGGTGGCCCTGGTGGCCGAGAAGGCAGGGGAGGCGGGGGGGCCGGGAGGAGAGACGGGGCCAGGCGCGGGTGAGAAGGCGGGCGCGGGCGAGAAGGGGGGGGCGGGGGGCCGGGGGCAAGGCCCGGTCCTCGTGCCCATCACCGAGGAGATGACCCTCCAGTGCGCGGACTACGTGGTGTCGAACCATGAGGACGAGAGCCTTCGCATCATCGGCAACGAACAGGGCGTGGCCAAGATCGCCCAGACCACCAACGACATCGTGTACCTGAACAAGGGCAGCAACGCGGGGCTCAAGGCCGGTGAGGTCTACACGATCCACCAGGTCGGCTACAGCGTCAAGCACCCGGTGACGGGGTCGACCATCGGGACCAAGATCCACACCCGGGGCTGGGCGCGGGTGATCGTGGTCCAGGAAAAGAGCGCCGCCGCCGTCATCGAGCAGGCCTGCTACGACATCCTCGAGGATTCCTATCTGAAGCCGCAGGAGAAGGTTAACGTGCCCCTGATCCTCACCCGCCCGCCCGCCACGCGCACGACCCCCCCCTCGGGCAAGCTCCACCAGTACATCGTGGACATCGCCGAGGACGTCGCCACCGCGGCGGAGGGCCAGTTCGTCACCATCGACGCGGGCACGGAGGCCGGCGTGGCCCCGGGGAACATCTTCACCGTGTATCGCATCGTCTACCCGAATGTGCCCACCCCGCGCGCCATCCTCGGCGAGCTGGCCGTGGTCGCGGTCCGGGATCGGACCGCCACGGCCAAGGTGACCTACAGCAACGACGCTATGGTCGTGGGGGACGAGGTCGAACTCCGCTGA